A portion of the Mycobacterium paraseoulense genome contains these proteins:
- a CDS encoding helix-turn-helix transcriptional regulator gives MAQWVPPPLPAELIARRRGPLVGRGAELAVFEQAWERVERGNRQAVFIGGEPGAGKTRLAAEVAGTLFDHGVAVLVGSSTADEDVPYAPFAEALDRLLIAGPPGSMAEPLSEVGSQLRRLSPHVGRHVPDDGPAAPAGPARQALFDAMTGFLRRLAVDRPIALILDDLHWAQLPTLALLEHVLIGCADVRVLVVVTFRTTEPDRSDDLATRLAELHRFDGVRRLDLAGLDTEAIAEFVARTQQMAPASARTAAALLREKTGGNPFFLTELVNDLEIRGGLATLGTHQTVPASIGDAIARRLAGLGGGVRAVIEQAAVLGQTFDLPALVSTCETEVGATLAAIDSAEAVGLVRAVHDSDGEFAFVHALTREAVLAGMAASRLRVMHARAAEALEGRADPSLVPRLANHFLRAHVLGYHEKALQYARRAARMAEQSLAYEDAAKWFERAASLPELSLAERARLHLDAAANHVRGASFVRARVIYERIGAMDDPLTRLEAAVGYEEANWRPGQSNSRAADLLASALESSGLQADDPRYVQALGSFGRALAFAGEAARAREVGADAIERARAIGETAVLLHTLKTSLWQGLTPEMSEVQAERAAEVSGMALARRDYESLGAASHFHALVSYLAGRPDGLAAATADMRRAAQACGQPSFGFVGACIEQALAYLRGDFAGAERCADLALRTGDLFGAEDTEGSNGVQMFMIRRETGDLKRFGGFVDGSETFAGRWVPGLLALYTELQCEHGMTRALNRLLNRNLDDRLEDAQWPMELVFMVEAALALSNREAVHALRPFVSRYAGKNLVAGQFVALFGSADRYLARMAALCGDGAAAQRHFAAAIEMDRRMGSVVHISETLARHALFAASCGRIEEARHLAGEARTVAGAIGQNRVVALADSVLAAPPAGPDGLTEREVEVLRLLAEGLSNRAIGERLFISTNTAANHVRNILIKTGAANRTQAAMYAADHELLG, from the coding sequence ATGGCGCAGTGGGTGCCGCCCCCGCTCCCGGCCGAACTCATCGCTCGCCGCCGCGGCCCGCTGGTGGGTCGCGGCGCGGAACTCGCGGTGTTCGAGCAGGCTTGGGAGCGGGTCGAGCGGGGCAACCGCCAGGCGGTTTTCATCGGCGGCGAGCCGGGGGCCGGTAAGACGCGGCTGGCCGCGGAGGTGGCGGGAACGCTGTTCGACCACGGCGTCGCGGTGCTCGTCGGAAGTTCGACGGCCGACGAGGACGTGCCCTACGCGCCCTTCGCCGAAGCGCTCGACCGGCTGCTGATCGCCGGTCCGCCGGGTTCGATGGCCGAACCGTTGAGCGAGGTGGGGTCGCAGTTGCGGCGGCTGTCGCCCCACGTCGGCCGGCATGTGCCGGACGACGGCCCGGCCGCGCCCGCCGGGCCGGCGCGGCAGGCCCTCTTCGACGCGATGACCGGCTTTCTGCGGCGGCTGGCGGTCGACCGCCCCATCGCGTTGATCCTCGACGACCTGCACTGGGCGCAGCTCCCCACGCTGGCGCTGCTCGAGCACGTGCTGATCGGGTGTGCCGACGTTCGCGTGCTGGTGGTGGTCACTTTTCGCACGACCGAGCCCGACCGGTCCGACGATCTGGCCACCCGGCTGGCCGAATTGCACCGGTTCGACGGGGTGCGGCGGCTGGATTTGGCGGGCCTGGACACCGAGGCAATCGCCGAGTTCGTGGCGCGCACCCAGCAGATGGCCCCGGCGTCGGCGCGCACGGCCGCCGCCCTGCTGCGCGAGAAAACCGGCGGCAATCCGTTCTTCCTGACCGAACTGGTCAACGACCTCGAAATCCGCGGCGGTCTCGCGACATTGGGGACGCACCAGACGGTCCCCGCGTCGATCGGAGACGCCATCGCCCGCCGCCTCGCCGGCCTCGGGGGCGGTGTGCGTGCGGTCATCGAGCAGGCGGCGGTGCTTGGCCAAACGTTCGACCTGCCGGCCCTCGTCTCGACGTGCGAGACGGAGGTCGGCGCGACGCTGGCGGCGATCGATTCGGCCGAGGCCGTCGGGTTGGTGCGCGCGGTTCACGACTCCGACGGTGAGTTCGCGTTCGTGCACGCGCTGACCCGCGAGGCGGTGCTCGCCGGGATGGCGGCCTCGCGGCTGCGGGTCATGCACGCGCGCGCCGCCGAGGCCCTCGAGGGACGCGCGGACCCCTCGCTCGTTCCGCGCCTGGCCAACCACTTCCTGCGCGCGCACGTGCTGGGCTACCACGAGAAGGCGTTGCAGTACGCGCGCCGGGCGGCCCGGATGGCCGAACAGAGCCTGGCCTACGAGGACGCCGCGAAGTGGTTCGAGCGGGCGGCGTCGCTTCCCGAGCTCAGCCTCGCCGAGCGGGCCAGGCTGCACCTCGACGCCGCCGCCAACCACGTGCGCGGCGCCTCATTCGTGCGCGCGCGGGTGATCTACGAACGCATCGGCGCGATGGACGACCCGTTGACGCGGTTGGAGGCTGCCGTCGGCTACGAGGAGGCCAATTGGCGGCCCGGACAGTCGAATTCGAGGGCAGCTGACCTGCTGGCGTCGGCGCTCGAATCATCCGGGCTGCAAGCCGATGACCCCCGCTACGTGCAGGCGCTCGGCAGCTTCGGGCGAGCGCTGGCATTCGCCGGCGAGGCGGCGCGGGCGCGCGAGGTCGGCGCCGACGCGATCGAGCGCGCGCGGGCCATCGGCGAGACGGCGGTCCTGCTGCACACCTTGAAGACGAGCCTGTGGCAGGGCCTCACCCCGGAGATGAGTGAGGTCCAGGCCGAGCGTGCGGCCGAGGTATCCGGCATGGCGCTGGCACGCCGCGACTACGAATCATTGGGCGCGGCTTCACATTTCCATGCCCTGGTCAGCTACCTGGCCGGAAGGCCCGACGGACTGGCCGCCGCGACCGCCGACATGCGCCGGGCGGCCCAGGCCTGCGGACAACCCTCCTTCGGTTTCGTCGGCGCCTGCATCGAGCAAGCGCTGGCCTACCTGCGCGGCGACTTCGCCGGCGCCGAACGATGCGCCGATCTCGCCTTGCGCACCGGGGACTTGTTCGGCGCCGAGGACACCGAAGGCTCGAATGGGGTCCAGATGTTCATGATTCGGCGCGAGACCGGCGATCTGAAGAGGTTCGGCGGGTTCGTGGACGGCAGCGAGACATTCGCGGGCCGCTGGGTTCCGGGCCTGCTTGCCCTCTACACCGAGCTCCAGTGCGAACACGGCATGACCCGCGCGCTGAATCGGCTGCTCAACCGCAACCTCGACGACCGCCTCGAGGATGCGCAGTGGCCGATGGAGCTGGTGTTCATGGTCGAGGCGGCATTAGCGCTGTCCAACCGCGAAGCGGTCCACGCGCTGCGCCCGTTCGTTTCCCGTTATGCCGGGAAGAACCTGGTGGCCGGCCAGTTCGTCGCGTTGTTCGGCAGCGCCGACCGGTATCTGGCCCGGATGGCGGCGCTCTGTGGGGACGGCGCCGCGGCCCAGCGGCATTTCGCCGCCGCGATCGAGATGGACCGCCGGATGGGCTCGGTGGTCCACATCAGCGAGACGCTGGCCCGGCACGCGTTGTTCGCCGCGTCGTGCGGCCGCATCGAGGAAGCCCGGCACCTCGCCGGTGAAGCGCGAACCGTCGCCGGTGCGATCGGCCAGAACCGGGTCGTCGCCCTGGCGGATTCGGTGCTTGCCGCGCCTCCCGCGGGTCCCGACGGTCTGACCGAGCGGGAGGTCGAGGTGCTGCGGCTGCTCGCCGAGGGGTTGAGCAACCGGGCGATCGGCGAACGCCTCTTCATCAGCACCAACACCGCCGCCAACCATGTGCGCAACATCCTGATCAAAACGGGGGCGGCGAACCGCACGCAGGCGGCGATGTACGCCGCCGATCACGAGCTTCTCGGCTAA
- a CDS encoding alpha/beta fold hydrolase — protein sequence MSTIDISAGTIHYEATGPESGRPVVFVHGYMMGGQLWRQVSERLADRGLRCIAPTWPLGAHPEPLRRGADRSITGVAGMVAQVLTALDLEDVVLVGNDTGGVVTQLVAVHHPERLGALVLTSCDAFEHFPPPILKPVILAAKTKATFRAVSQAMRVPAARKRAFDGLAHRNIDDLTEAWVRPGLSDPHIAEDLRQFTLSMRTEVTTGVAARLPEFDKPTLIAWSADDVFFEQEDGARLAATIPNARLEVIEGARTFSMIDQPDRLADLLSTIAVRT from the coding sequence ATGTCGACGATCGACATTAGTGCCGGAACCATCCATTACGAAGCAACCGGACCCGAAAGCGGCAGGCCGGTCGTTTTCGTGCACGGCTACATGATGGGCGGCCAGCTGTGGCGCCAGGTCAGCGAACGCCTGGCCGACCGCGGGCTGCGGTGCATCGCACCGACGTGGCCGCTGGGCGCGCATCCGGAGCCGTTGCGGCGCGGCGCCGATCGGAGCATCACCGGGGTCGCGGGGATGGTCGCCCAGGTGCTGACCGCGCTCGACCTCGAGGACGTGGTGCTGGTGGGCAACGACACGGGCGGGGTCGTCACCCAACTCGTGGCCGTGCACCACCCCGAGCGGCTCGGCGCCCTGGTGCTCACGAGTTGCGATGCGTTCGAACATTTTCCGCCACCGATCCTCAAGCCGGTGATCCTGGCGGCCAAGACGAAAGCGACGTTTCGGGCCGTCTCCCAGGCCATGCGGGTGCCGGCGGCGCGCAAGCGCGCGTTCGACGGGCTGGCGCACCGCAACATCGACGACCTCACCGAGGCGTGGGTGCGACCGGGGCTGTCCGACCCGCACATCGCCGAAGACCTGCGCCAGTTCACCCTGTCGATGCGCACGGAGGTGACGACGGGCGTCGCGGCCCGGCTGCCCGAGTTCGACAAGCCCACCCTGATCGCGTGGTCGGCCGACGATGTGTTCTTCGAGCAGGAGGACGGCGCCCGCCTGGCCGCCACCATCCCCAACGCCCGCCTCGAGGTCATCGAAGGCGCCAGGACATTCTCGATGATCGACCAGCCGGACCGGCTCGCCGACCTGTTGTCGACGATCGCGGTGCGCACGTAA
- a CDS encoding MarR family winged helix-turn-helix transcriptional regulator, protein MRRPVHPDWQPTVPALVNLVAASGAPRLRAAFAAAGLDGIRPAQAVALVPLAAGGLHASDLADRLRVSRQAVAQAIAGLERHGYVTRAPNPLDARARIIELTPRGRQALRVMRSNAVDLEERWEQILGPRRLAELRETLQMLLAEQTESAGE, encoded by the coding sequence ATGCGACGCCCTGTCCATCCCGACTGGCAGCCCACCGTCCCGGCGCTGGTGAACCTGGTGGCCGCTTCCGGGGCGCCGCGGTTGCGGGCGGCGTTTGCCGCCGCAGGACTCGACGGCATCCGCCCGGCGCAAGCCGTCGCGCTCGTGCCGCTGGCGGCCGGAGGGCTGCACGCATCGGATCTGGCCGATCGGCTCCGGGTGAGCCGCCAGGCGGTGGCCCAGGCGATCGCCGGCCTGGAGCGACACGGTTACGTCACCCGCGCGCCCAATCCTCTCGACGCGCGAGCCCGAATCATCGAGCTGACGCCGCGCGGCCGGCAAGCGCTGCGGGTAATGCGTTCGAACGCAGTCGATTTGGAGGAACGCTGGGAGCAGATCCTGGGACCGCGGCGATTGGCCGAGCTGCGCGAGACCTTGCAGATGTTGCTCGCCGAGCAGACGGAGTCGGCGGGGGAGTGA
- a CDS encoding TetR/AcrR family transcriptional regulator: MESKRRTQEERSAATRDALIAAGRELWGLRGYAEVGTPEIAAVAGVTRGAMYHQFADKAALFREVVEAVEQDVMARMGTLVAESGATTPADAIRAAVDAWLEVSGDPEVRQLMLLDAPSVLGWAGFRDVAQRYSLGMTEQLIAEAIRAGQLARQPVRPLAHVLIGALDEAAMLIATAEDPKRTRRDTRQVLHRLIDGMLNGPAR, from the coding sequence ATGGAAAGCAAGAGACGGACTCAGGAAGAGCGCTCCGCGGCGACCCGCGACGCGCTGATCGCGGCTGGCCGCGAGCTGTGGGGGCTACGGGGTTACGCGGAGGTCGGAACGCCGGAGATCGCGGCCGTCGCGGGGGTGACGCGCGGCGCGATGTACCACCAATTCGCCGACAAGGCAGCGCTTTTCCGCGAGGTCGTCGAGGCGGTTGAGCAGGACGTGATGGCGCGGATGGGCACCCTGGTGGCAGAGTCGGGTGCGACGACACCGGCGGACGCGATCCGTGCGGCGGTCGACGCGTGGCTGGAGGTTTCCGGTGATCCGGAGGTGCGTCAGCTGATGTTGCTGGATGCCCCGAGTGTGCTGGGCTGGGCGGGTTTTCGCGATGTCGCGCAGCGGTACAGCCTGGGCATGACCGAACAATTGATTGCCGAGGCGATCCGGGCCGGCCAGTTGGCCAGGCAACCGGTGCGGCCGCTGGCCCACGTGCTGATCGGTGCGCTCGACGAGGCGGCCATGCTCATCGCGACCGCCGAGGATCCGAAACGCACGCGCCGGGATACCCGGCAGGTGCTGCACCGGCTGATCGACGGCATGCTGAACGGGCCCGCGCGCTGA
- a CDS encoding TetR/AcrR family transcriptional regulator, translating into MLGTNGVHGVSHPRVDDRAGVPPGTASFYFRTRKALLHAAAARVAELDVADFSRMAELAEDPAAQFTGTAGLARIVMYVNSEPWLTRAKARYELALLAGRDPELATTLDESAQRLYTLARDVVAHWHPDGSAPDPALVEDQAIATLALINGIMLTFVAGQPAVDSADHLDRLIQGVIAGVAVVRERGAGCEG; encoded by the coding sequence CTGCTGGGCACCAACGGGGTGCACGGCGTCAGCCACCCCCGGGTCGATGATCGCGCCGGCGTGCCGCCCGGCACCGCGTCGTTCTACTTCCGGACCCGTAAAGCGCTGCTGCACGCGGCCGCGGCGCGCGTGGCCGAGCTCGACGTGGCCGACTTTTCCCGGATGGCCGAGCTCGCCGAGGATCCGGCCGCGCAATTCACCGGCACCGCGGGGCTGGCCCGCATCGTCATGTACGTCAACAGCGAACCGTGGCTGACCCGCGCCAAGGCGCGCTACGAGCTCGCGTTGCTCGCGGGCCGCGACCCCGAACTGGCCACCACCCTGGACGAGTCCGCGCAGCGGCTCTACACCCTGGCCCGCGACGTCGTCGCCCACTGGCATCCGGACGGGAGCGCCCCCGACCCGGCGCTGGTCGAAGACCAGGCGATCGCCACGCTCGCCCTGATCAACGGGATCATGCTGACGTTCGTCGCGGGGCAGCCCGCGGTCGACAGCGCCGACCACCTCGACCGGCTCATCCAGGGCGTCATCGCGGGCGTCGCCGTGGTTCGCGAGCGAGGAGCTGGCTGCGAAGGTTGA
- a CDS encoding polysaccharide deacetylase family protein, with translation MNRRQFLGSLAASVVAGVGAARLVVDPQPRTFAQVPPASVAVSGPAAPAALLPPPPPDARIPLPGGGALIKIPGEGDLLALTVDDGVNSEVVRAYTQFAKDTGVRLTYFVNGTYDSWTENKEMLRPLVDSGQIQLGNHTWSHPDLTALPKDQIARQLTRNDEFLKQTYGVGAKPYWRPPYAKRNAVVDAVAADLGYTVPTLWSGSLSDSTLITEDYIVQMAEQYFTPQAIVIGHLNHLPVTHVYPQLVDFIRERNLRTVTLNDVFLKTP, from the coding sequence ATGAACCGCCGTCAGTTCCTGGGTTCGCTTGCCGCGTCGGTCGTCGCCGGCGTGGGTGCCGCCCGGCTCGTGGTCGACCCGCAGCCGCGGACGTTCGCCCAAGTGCCGCCGGCCTCCGTGGCGGTATCCGGCCCCGCCGCCCCGGCGGCCCTGTTACCGCCCCCGCCGCCCGACGCCCGCATCCCGCTGCCCGGCGGCGGCGCATTGATCAAGATCCCCGGCGAAGGCGATCTGCTCGCGCTGACCGTCGACGACGGCGTCAACAGCGAGGTGGTGCGCGCGTACACGCAGTTCGCCAAGGACACCGGTGTGCGGTTGACCTACTTCGTCAACGGCACCTATGACTCCTGGACCGAGAACAAGGAGATGCTGCGGCCCCTGGTCGACAGCGGGCAGATCCAACTCGGCAACCACACCTGGTCCCACCCCGACCTGACGGCGCTGCCCAAAGACCAGATCGCCCGACAGCTCACCCGCAACGACGAATTCCTCAAGCAGACGTACGGCGTCGGCGCGAAGCCGTACTGGCGGCCGCCGTACGCGAAGCGCAATGCGGTCGTCGACGCAGTCGCCGCCGATCTGGGCTACACGGTGCCGACGTTGTGGTCGGGATCGCTGTCGGATTCGACGCTGATCACCGAGGACTACATCGTGCAGATGGCCGAGCAGTACTTCACACCGCAGGCCATCGTCATCGGGCACCTCAACCACCTGCCCGTCACGCACGTCTACCCACAACTCGTCGACTTCATCCGCGAGCGCAACCTGCGCACGGTCACGCTCAACGACGTGTTCCTGAAGACGCCCTAG
- a CDS encoding lipase family protein, translating to MRRVGGAVAVLLVLFAALVGPGIARADGGDEPQYAQFYTPPDPLPPGQPGDLIRTEPSRLVLEPSGQLGAIMATGTRIMYRSTDTRGNPIAVTGTYFEPYNDWPGRGPRPLISYAPGTQGQGNQCAPSRMFNQGIHYSGGWDIMFNYEELFVATMVARGFAIVMTDYEGLGTTSMHTYVGRVAEGQAVLDAARAAMKLPGTSLDPHGPVAFWGYSQGGGATASAAELASAYAPDLHIVGTYAGAPPANLKELLPYADGSVLVGVVGYALNSVMAAYPEFADVIRSKMTPRGLAMLESVSRQCVGQTLLDFMFRHIQPYFTEDIDQLVNEEPFNTLFEDQRLGRYKPNAPVLINSNHYDPLVPWTAANQLGRDWCAQGADVEFRTNEEPPFLNKLIINHALPMLVDGEPAMQWIAARFNGEPTAPNCGQF from the coding sequence ATGCGCCGGGTTGGGGGAGCTGTCGCCGTCCTGCTGGTCCTCTTCGCCGCGCTCGTCGGCCCGGGCATCGCCCGCGCCGACGGCGGTGACGAACCGCAATACGCGCAGTTCTACACGCCGCCCGACCCGTTGCCGCCCGGCCAACCGGGCGATCTGATCCGCACCGAACCGTCCCGACTGGTGCTCGAGCCATCGGGCCAGCTGGGCGCGATCATGGCCACCGGGACGCGAATCATGTACCGCAGCACCGATACCCGGGGCAACCCGATCGCGGTCACCGGCACCTACTTCGAGCCCTACAACGACTGGCCGGGCCGCGGGCCGCGGCCCTTGATCAGTTACGCACCGGGCACCCAAGGCCAGGGCAACCAGTGCGCCCCGTCGCGAATGTTCAACCAGGGCATCCACTATTCGGGCGGCTGGGACATCATGTTCAACTACGAGGAACTGTTCGTCGCGACGATGGTCGCCCGCGGTTTCGCGATCGTGATGACCGACTACGAAGGCCTCGGCACCACCTCCATGCACACCTACGTCGGCCGCGTGGCCGAGGGGCAGGCGGTCCTCGACGCCGCCCGCGCCGCCATGAAGCTGCCGGGAACATCGCTGGATCCCCATGGGCCGGTGGCGTTTTGGGGCTACTCGCAGGGCGGGGGCGCGACCGCGTCGGCGGCCGAGTTGGCGTCGGCCTACGCGCCCGATCTCCATATCGTGGGGACCTACGCCGGGGCGCCGCCGGCCAACCTCAAGGAGTTGTTGCCGTACGCGGACGGGAGCGTCCTGGTCGGCGTCGTCGGGTACGCCCTCAACAGCGTCATGGCCGCCTACCCGGAGTTCGCCGACGTCATCCGTTCCAAGATGACCCCACGTGGGCTGGCGATGCTCGAATCAGTGTCGCGCCAGTGCGTCGGGCAGACCCTGCTGGACTTCATGTTTCGCCATATCCAGCCCTACTTCACCGAAGACATCGATCAGCTGGTCAACGAGGAGCCGTTCAACACCCTGTTCGAGGACCAGCGGCTCGGGCGCTACAAACCTAACGCGCCGGTGCTGATCAACAGCAACCACTACGACCCGCTGGTGCCATGGACCGCGGCCAATCAACTCGGTCGCGACTGGTGCGCCCAGGGTGCCGACGTGGAGTTCCGGACCAACGAGGAACCACCGTTCCTCAACAAGCTCATCATCAACCACGCGTTGCCGATGCTCGTCGACGGCGAGCCGGCCATGCAGTGGATCGCCGCCCGATTCAACGGAGAACCGACGGCGCCCAACTGCGGCCAGTTTTAG
- a CDS encoding extracellular catalytic domain type 1 short-chain-length polyhydroxyalkanoate depolymerase translates to MQSRRARAASACLVAVLAIALGGCLSGGRALGTPGSQSIPVGQSTQSVEAGGVSRTFHLYRPQGLTDAVPLVVMLHGGFGSGEQAERAYHWDAEADAGHFLVAYPDGLNRAWNAGTCCGEPQRVDADDVGFITAMVGAIEEQIPIDRARVYVTGMSNGAMMALRLGCQSDLFAAIAPVAGTLLTDCSRARPASVLQIHGTADDRVPYDGGPGKAFAFNGTARVDGPSAQAVNATWRAIDGCGPPTSSTTGDVTTQIAACADGRTVELISVAGAGHQWPGGEPSPLAEKLAGIPAPSTALNATDTIWRFFAQHLR, encoded by the coding sequence ATGCAATCGCGTCGCGCCCGGGCCGCCAGCGCGTGCCTCGTCGCCGTCCTGGCTATCGCCCTCGGTGGCTGCCTGAGTGGCGGGCGAGCGCTGGGAACGCCTGGCTCGCAATCGATCCCGGTCGGGCAGTCCACCCAGAGCGTCGAGGCGGGGGGCGTCAGCCGGACCTTTCACCTGTACCGACCCCAGGGCTTGACCGATGCGGTGCCGCTGGTGGTGATGCTGCACGGCGGCTTCGGCAGCGGCGAGCAAGCCGAGCGTGCCTATCACTGGGATGCCGAGGCCGACGCCGGGCATTTCCTGGTCGCCTACCCCGACGGGCTCAACCGCGCGTGGAACGCCGGGACCTGCTGCGGCGAACCGCAGCGCGTCGACGCCGACGACGTCGGCTTCATCACGGCCATGGTCGGCGCCATCGAGGAACAGATCCCCATCGATCGGGCCCGCGTCTATGTCACCGGCATGTCGAACGGGGCCATGATGGCGCTGCGGCTCGGCTGCCAGTCCGACCTGTTCGCCGCGATCGCACCGGTGGCGGGCACGCTGCTCACGGACTGTTCCCGCGCGCGGCCCGCGTCGGTGCTACAGATCCACGGCACGGCCGACGACCGGGTCCCCTACGACGGCGGACCGGGAAAGGCGTTCGCCTTCAACGGGACCGCCCGCGTCGACGGTCCTTCGGCGCAGGCCGTCAACGCCACCTGGCGCGCCATCGACGGGTGCGGGCCGCCGACCTCCAGCACCACCGGCGACGTGACGACACAGATCGCGGCATGCGCGGACGGGCGCACGGTCGAGCTGATCTCGGTGGCCGGCGCGGGCCATCAATGGCCGGGCGGCGAGCCCAGCCCCCTCGCCGAGAAGCTCGCGGGCATCCCCGCACCCTCGACGGCCCTGAACGCCACCGACACCATCTGGCGGTTCTTCGCTCAGCACCTTCGTTAG
- a CDS encoding DUF4242 domain-containing protein, whose amino-acid sequence MPIFMVERNFAEDLEPSLEVADGINRINDQEGVRWMYSFLSADKRKTYCLYEAPSPEAIRSAAARAGLPANAVVEVRDRLMPDGALSDI is encoded by the coding sequence GTGCCCATCTTCATGGTCGAGCGCAACTTTGCCGAGGACCTGGAACCGAGCCTCGAGGTTGCCGACGGCATCAACCGGATCAACGATCAAGAGGGCGTCCGCTGGATGTATTCGTTCCTGTCGGCGGACAAACGCAAGACGTACTGCCTCTATGAGGCGCCGTCTCCGGAGGCCATCAGGTCCGCGGCCGCCCGCGCGGGCCTGCCCGCCAACGCCGTCGTCGAAGTGAGAGACCGCCTGATGCCGGACGGGGCGCTGTCCGACATCTGA
- a CDS encoding FAD-binding oxidoreductase, which translates to MSLTTPTDELRASLGSQVILPDDPGYDEARAVHNGMIDKRPAVIVRCQSAADVAGALEFARRSGLAVAVRGGGHNGPGFGSVDGGLVIDLSLMNLVDVDPGGRTARVQGGATWGQVDGATHAYGLAIPTGIVSTTGVGGLTLGGGHGYLARKHGLTIDNLLEAEVVLADGKVVTASESEHPDLFWALRGGGGNFGVVTSFTFRLHPVHTVICGPTAWPASATADILAWYRDFIPAQDEDLYGFFAAMTVPPVAPFPEAFHLQKACAVVWCYTGDPAGAEEAFAPVRQMEPAFDGLGAAPFPALQSTFDALYPKGLQWYWRGDFFRTVPDGAVAAHARFTEELPTMHSTMHLYPIDGAVHRVGESETAWAYRDVNFSQVIAGVDPDPANAKLLKRWAVDYWDATHPYSAGGAYVNFMMDEGQERVRATYGPNYRRLTEVKAQYDPGNVFRINQNILPAG; encoded by the coding sequence ATGAGCCTCACAACCCCAACCGATGAATTGCGGGCCAGCCTCGGCTCGCAGGTGATCCTGCCGGACGACCCCGGTTACGACGAGGCGCGCGCGGTGCACAACGGCATGATCGACAAGCGGCCGGCGGTGATCGTCCGCTGTCAATCGGCTGCCGACGTCGCGGGTGCGCTCGAATTCGCCCGGAGGTCTGGCCTTGCGGTCGCCGTCCGCGGGGGCGGCCACAACGGCCCCGGATTCGGGTCGGTTGACGGCGGCCTCGTCATCGATCTGTCGCTGATGAACCTCGTCGACGTCGACCCGGGAGGGCGCACCGCCCGGGTGCAGGGCGGGGCGACGTGGGGACAGGTCGACGGCGCGACGCACGCGTATGGCCTGGCGATACCGACCGGCATCGTCTCCACCACGGGTGTCGGCGGCCTGACCCTCGGCGGCGGCCACGGGTACCTCGCCCGCAAGCACGGCCTCACCATCGACAACCTGTTGGAGGCCGAGGTCGTGCTGGCCGACGGCAAGGTGGTGACGGCGTCGGAATCCGAGCACCCCGACCTGTTCTGGGCGCTGCGCGGCGGCGGCGGAAACTTCGGCGTCGTCACGTCGTTCACCTTCCGGCTGCATCCGGTCCACACGGTGATCTGCGGGCCCACCGCCTGGCCCGCTTCGGCCACCGCCGACATCCTCGCGTGGTATCGGGATTTCATCCCGGCTCAGGACGAGGATCTCTACGGGTTCTTCGCGGCCATGACGGTCCCGCCGGTGGCGCCGTTCCCCGAGGCGTTCCACCTGCAGAAGGCCTGCGCCGTGGTCTGGTGCTACACGGGCGACCCCGCGGGCGCCGAGGAGGCGTTCGCGCCGGTCCGGCAGATGGAGCCGGCCTTCGACGGCCTGGGCGCCGCTCCCTTCCCGGCACTACAGTCCACCTTCGATGCCCTGTATCCCAAAGGCCTGCAATGGTATTGGCGTGGCGACTTCTTCCGGACGGTGCCCGACGGCGCGGTTGCTGCCCACGCCCGCTTCACCGAGGAGTTGCCGACCATGCACTCCACGATGCACCTGTATCCCATCGACGGGGCGGTCCACCGCGTCGGTGAGTCCGAGACGGCGTGGGCGTACCGGGACGTCAACTTCTCGCAGGTCATCGCGGGGGTCGACCCCGACCCGGCGAACGCAAAACTGTTGAAGCGCTGGGCCGTCGACTACTGGGACGCGACCCACCCGTACTCGGCCGGCGGTGCGTACGTGAACTTCATGATGGACGAGGGCCAGGAGCGGGTCCGGGCGACCTACGGCCCGAATTACCGGCGGCTCACCGAGGTCAAGGCGCAATACGATCCGGGCAACGTCTTCCGCATCAACCAGAACATCCTGCCGGCGGGCTGA